A stretch of the Pan troglodytes isolate AG18354 chromosome 20, NHGRI_mPanTro3-v2.0_pri, whole genome shotgun sequence genome encodes the following:
- the ZNF135 gene encoding zinc finger protein 135 isoform X1 has translation MELGARRRSVGCRCRGLCLAVRREQVTFEDVVVDFSQEEWGQLKPAQRTLYRDVMLDTFRLLVSVGHWLPKPNVISLLEQEAELWAVDSGLPQGVYPEIKGHFQFLLLSDLETRPKVKLSVLKQGISEEISNNVILVERFLWDGLWYCRGEDTEGHWEWSCESLESLAVPVAFTPVKTRVREQWQRNGFGENISLNPDLPHQPMTPERQGPHTWGTRGKREKPDLNVLQKTCVKEKPYKCQECGKAFSHSSALIEHHRTHTGERPYECHECLKGFRNSSALTKHQRIHTGEKPYKCTQCGRTFNQIAPLIQHQRTHTGEKPYECSECGKSFSFRSSFSQHERTHTGEKPYECSECGKAFRQSIHLTQHLRIHTGEKPYQCGECGKAFSHSSSLTKHQRIHTGEKPYECHECGKAFTQITPLIQHQRTHTGEKPYECSECGKAFSQSTLLTEHRRIHTGEKPYGCNECGKTFSHSSSLSQHERTHTGEKPYECSQCGKAFRQSTHLTQHQRIHTGEKPYECNDCGKAFSHSSSLTKHQRIHTGEKPYECNQCGRAFSQLAPLIQHQRIHTGEKPYECNQCGRAFSQSSLLIEHQRIHTKEKPYGCNECGKSFSHSSSLSQHERTHTGEKPYECHDCGKSFRQSTHLTQHRRIHTGEKPYACRDCGKAFTHSSSLTKHQRTHTG, from the exons ATGGAGTTAGGCGCGCGCCGGCGCAGTGTCGGCTGCCGGTGCCGCGGCCTTTGTCTCGCAGTCAGGAGG GAGCAAGTGACGTTTGAGGACGTGGTAGTGGACTTCAGCCAGGAGGAGTGGGGGCAGCTGAAGCCTGCCCAGAGGACCCTGTACCGTGATGTAATGCTGGACACCTTCAGGCTTCTGGTCTCTGTGG GACATTGGTTACCGAAGCCGAATGTCATCTCCCTGCTGGAGCAAGAGGCAGAGCTGTGGGCGGTGGACTCTGGACTTCCCCAAGGCGTGTACCCAG AGATTAAGGGACATTTCCAGTTTTTGCTTCTTTCAGACTTGGAAACTAGACCCAAAGTCAAACTGTCAGTTCTAAAGCAAGGCATCTCTGAAGAAATATCCAACAATGTCATCTTGGTAGAAAGATTCCTGTGGGATGGTCTGTGGTACTGCAGGGGTGAGGACACTGAGGGCCACTGGGAATGGAGTTGTGAGAGTCTAGAGAGCCTGGCAGTGCCGGTGGCCTTCACGCCTGTGAAGACGCGTGTTCGGGAGCAGTGGCAGAGGAATGGGTTTGGGGAAAACATAAGTCTGAACCCTGATCTCCCACATCAACCAATGACTCCTGAAAGACAAGGCCCCCACACATGGGGAACACGTGGAAAAAGGGAGAAGCCAGACCTAAATGTTTTACAGAAAACCTGTGTAaaagagaaaccctacaaatgtcaGGAATGCGGAAAGGCCTTTAGTCACAGCTCAGCACTTATCGAACACCACCGGACGCACACAGGAGAGAGACCTTACGAATGTCACGAATGCTTAAAAGGCTTCCGGAACAGCTCGGCACTTACCAAACACCAGAGAATCCATACTGgggagaaaccctataaatgcaCTCAGTGTGGGAGGACCTTCAACCAAATTGCCCCACTGATCCAGCACCAGAGAACTCACACAGGCGAGAAGCCCTATGAATGCAGCGAATGTGGGAAATCCTTCAGTTTTAGGTCCTCCTTCAGCCAGCACGAGCGAACTCACACAGGCGAGAAGCCCTACGAGTGCAGTGAGTGCGGGAAAGCCTTCCGGCAAAGCATCCACCTCACCCAGCATCTGCGAATCCACACTGGGGAGAAACCCTATCAGTGTGGTGAGTGTGGCAAGGCCTTCAGCCACAGCTCATCCTTGACCAAACACCAGCGAATCCACACAGGGGAGAAGCCCTACGAGTGCCATGAGTGTGGAAAAGCCTTcacccagatcacaccactgattCAGCACCAGAGGACCCACACAGGAGAAAAGCCCTATGAGTGCAGtgagtgtgggaaagccttcagtcaGAGCACACTCCTGACCGAGCATCGGAGGATTCACACAGGAGAGAAGCCCTATGGATGCAACGAGTGTGGGAAAACCTTCAGCCACAGCTCCTCACTCAGCCAGCATGAGCGGACACACACAGGAGAGAAGCCCTATGAGTGCAGTCAGTGTGGGAAGGCCTTCCGGCAGAGCACACACCTCACCCAACACCAGCGAATCCACACAGGGGAGAAGCCCTATGAATGCAATGACTGCGGCAAGGCATTCAGTCACAGCTCGTCCCTCACCAAACATCAGCGAATCCACACTGGGGAGAAGCCCTACGAATGCAACCAGTGTGGCAGAGCCTTCAGCCAGCTTGCTCCCCTCATTCAGCATCAGAGGatccacacaggagagaaaccctatgaatgtaaccAGTGTGGCAGAGCCTTCAGCCAGAGCTCCCTTCTCATCGAACACCAGAGGATTCACACCAAGGAAAAGCCGTATGGGTGCAATGAGTGTGGGAAATCCTTCAGCCACAGCTCCTCGCTCAGCCAGCACGAAAGGACGCACACTGGGGAAAAGCCCTATGAGTGTCACGATTGCGGAAAGTCCTTTAGGCAGAGCACCCACCTCACTCAGCACCGGAGGATCCACACAGGAGAGAAGCCATATGCATGCAGGGACTGTGGAAAGGCCTTTACCCACAGCTCCTCCCTTACCAAGCACCAGAGAACTCACACTGGATAA
- the ZNF135 gene encoding zinc finger protein 135 isoform X7 yields MELGARRRSVGCRCRGLCLAVRREQVTFEDVVVDFSQEEWGQLKPAQRTLYRDVMLDTFRLLVSVGHWLPKPNVISLLEQEAELWAVDSGLPQGVYPENLCKRETLQMSGMRKGL; encoded by the exons ATGGAGTTAGGCGCGCGCCGGCGCAGTGTCGGCTGCCGGTGCCGCGGCCTTTGTCTCGCAGTCAGGAGG GAGCAAGTGACGTTTGAGGACGTGGTAGTGGACTTCAGCCAGGAGGAGTGGGGGCAGCTGAAGCCTGCCCAGAGGACCCTGTACCGTGATGTAATGCTGGACACCTTCAGGCTTCTGGTCTCTGTGG GACATTGGTTACCGAAGCCGAATGTCATCTCCCTGCTGGAGCAAGAGGCAGAGCTGTGGGCGGTGGACTCTGGACTTCCCCAAGGCGTGTACCCAG AAAACCTGTGTAaaagagaaaccctacaaatgtcaGGAATGCGGAAAGGCCTTTAG
- the ZNF135 gene encoding zinc finger protein 135 isoform X3 translates to MELGARRRSVGCRCRGLCLAVRREQVTFEDVVVDFSQEEWGQLKPAQRTLYRDVMLDTFRLLVSVGHWLPKPNVISLLEQEAELWAVDSGLPQGVYPDLETRPKVKLSVLKQGISEEISNNVILVERFLWDGLWYCRGEDTEGHWEWSCESLESLAVPVAFTPVKTRVREQWQRNGFGENISLNPDLPHQPMTPERQGPHTWGTRGKREKPDLNVLQKTCVKEKPYKCQECGKAFSHSSALIEHHRTHTGERPYECHECLKGFRNSSALTKHQRIHTGEKPYKCTQCGRTFNQIAPLIQHQRTHTGEKPYECSECGKSFSFRSSFSQHERTHTGEKPYECSECGKAFRQSIHLTQHLRIHTGEKPYQCGECGKAFSHSSSLTKHQRIHTGEKPYECHECGKAFTQITPLIQHQRTHTGEKPYECSECGKAFSQSTLLTEHRRIHTGEKPYGCNECGKTFSHSSSLSQHERTHTGEKPYECSQCGKAFRQSTHLTQHQRIHTGEKPYECNDCGKAFSHSSSLTKHQRIHTGEKPYECNQCGRAFSQLAPLIQHQRIHTGEKPYECNQCGRAFSQSSLLIEHQRIHTKEKPYGCNECGKSFSHSSSLSQHERTHTGEKPYECHDCGKSFRQSTHLTQHRRIHTGEKPYACRDCGKAFTHSSSLTKHQRTHTG, encoded by the exons ATGGAGTTAGGCGCGCGCCGGCGCAGTGTCGGCTGCCGGTGCCGCGGCCTTTGTCTCGCAGTCAGGAGG GAGCAAGTGACGTTTGAGGACGTGGTAGTGGACTTCAGCCAGGAGGAGTGGGGGCAGCTGAAGCCTGCCCAGAGGACCCTGTACCGTGATGTAATGCTGGACACCTTCAGGCTTCTGGTCTCTGTGG GACATTGGTTACCGAAGCCGAATGTCATCTCCCTGCTGGAGCAAGAGGCAGAGCTGTGGGCGGTGGACTCTGGACTTCCCCAAGGCGTGTACCCAG ACTTGGAAACTAGACCCAAAGTCAAACTGTCAGTTCTAAAGCAAGGCATCTCTGAAGAAATATCCAACAATGTCATCTTGGTAGAAAGATTCCTGTGGGATGGTCTGTGGTACTGCAGGGGTGAGGACACTGAGGGCCACTGGGAATGGAGTTGTGAGAGTCTAGAGAGCCTGGCAGTGCCGGTGGCCTTCACGCCTGTGAAGACGCGTGTTCGGGAGCAGTGGCAGAGGAATGGGTTTGGGGAAAACATAAGTCTGAACCCTGATCTCCCACATCAACCAATGACTCCTGAAAGACAAGGCCCCCACACATGGGGAACACGTGGAAAAAGGGAGAAGCCAGACCTAAATGTTTTACAGAAAACCTGTGTAaaagagaaaccctacaaatgtcaGGAATGCGGAAAGGCCTTTAGTCACAGCTCAGCACTTATCGAACACCACCGGACGCACACAGGAGAGAGACCTTACGAATGTCACGAATGCTTAAAAGGCTTCCGGAACAGCTCGGCACTTACCAAACACCAGAGAATCCATACTGgggagaaaccctataaatgcaCTCAGTGTGGGAGGACCTTCAACCAAATTGCCCCACTGATCCAGCACCAGAGAACTCACACAGGCGAGAAGCCCTATGAATGCAGCGAATGTGGGAAATCCTTCAGTTTTAGGTCCTCCTTCAGCCAGCACGAGCGAACTCACACAGGCGAGAAGCCCTACGAGTGCAGTGAGTGCGGGAAAGCCTTCCGGCAAAGCATCCACCTCACCCAGCATCTGCGAATCCACACTGGGGAGAAACCCTATCAGTGTGGTGAGTGTGGCAAGGCCTTCAGCCACAGCTCATCCTTGACCAAACACCAGCGAATCCACACAGGGGAGAAGCCCTACGAGTGCCATGAGTGTGGAAAAGCCTTcacccagatcacaccactgattCAGCACCAGAGGACCCACACAGGAGAAAAGCCCTATGAGTGCAGtgagtgtgggaaagccttcagtcaGAGCACACTCCTGACCGAGCATCGGAGGATTCACACAGGAGAGAAGCCCTATGGATGCAACGAGTGTGGGAAAACCTTCAGCCACAGCTCCTCACTCAGCCAGCATGAGCGGACACACACAGGAGAGAAGCCCTATGAGTGCAGTCAGTGTGGGAAGGCCTTCCGGCAGAGCACACACCTCACCCAACACCAGCGAATCCACACAGGGGAGAAGCCCTATGAATGCAATGACTGCGGCAAGGCATTCAGTCACAGCTCGTCCCTCACCAAACATCAGCGAATCCACACTGGGGAGAAGCCCTACGAATGCAACCAGTGTGGCAGAGCCTTCAGCCAGCTTGCTCCCCTCATTCAGCATCAGAGGatccacacaggagagaaaccctatgaatgtaaccAGTGTGGCAGAGCCTTCAGCCAGAGCTCCCTTCTCATCGAACACCAGAGGATTCACACCAAGGAAAAGCCGTATGGGTGCAATGAGTGTGGGAAATCCTTCAGCCACAGCTCCTCGCTCAGCCAGCACGAAAGGACGCACACTGGGGAAAAGCCCTATGAGTGTCACGATTGCGGAAAGTCCTTTAGGCAGAGCACCCACCTCACTCAGCACCGGAGGATCCACACAGGAGAGAAGCCATATGCATGCAGGGACTGTGGAAAGGCCTTTACCCACAGCTCCTCCCTTACCAAGCACCAGAGAACTCACACTGGATAA
- the ZNF135 gene encoding zinc finger protein 135 isoform X2 has product MTPGVRVSADPEQVTFEDVVVDFSQEEWGQLKPAQRTLYRDVMLDTFRLLVSVGHWLPKPNVISLLEQEAELWAVDSGLPQGVYPEIKGHFQFLLLSDLETRPKVKLSVLKQGISEEISNNVILVERFLWDGLWYCRGEDTEGHWEWSCESLESLAVPVAFTPVKTRVREQWQRNGFGENISLNPDLPHQPMTPERQGPHTWGTRGKREKPDLNVLQKTCVKEKPYKCQECGKAFSHSSALIEHHRTHTGERPYECHECLKGFRNSSALTKHQRIHTGEKPYKCTQCGRTFNQIAPLIQHQRTHTGEKPYECSECGKSFSFRSSFSQHERTHTGEKPYECSECGKAFRQSIHLTQHLRIHTGEKPYQCGECGKAFSHSSSLTKHQRIHTGEKPYECHECGKAFTQITPLIQHQRTHTGEKPYECSECGKAFSQSTLLTEHRRIHTGEKPYGCNECGKTFSHSSSLSQHERTHTGEKPYECSQCGKAFRQSTHLTQHQRIHTGEKPYECNDCGKAFSHSSSLTKHQRIHTGEKPYECNQCGRAFSQLAPLIQHQRIHTGEKPYECNQCGRAFSQSSLLIEHQRIHTKEKPYGCNECGKSFSHSSSLSQHERTHTGEKPYECHDCGKSFRQSTHLTQHRRIHTGEKPYACRDCGKAFTHSSSLTKHQRTHTG; this is encoded by the exons ATGACCCCTGGGGTGCGCGTCTCCGCAGACCCG GAGCAAGTGACGTTTGAGGACGTGGTAGTGGACTTCAGCCAGGAGGAGTGGGGGCAGCTGAAGCCTGCCCAGAGGACCCTGTACCGTGATGTAATGCTGGACACCTTCAGGCTTCTGGTCTCTGTGG GACATTGGTTACCGAAGCCGAATGTCATCTCCCTGCTGGAGCAAGAGGCAGAGCTGTGGGCGGTGGACTCTGGACTTCCCCAAGGCGTGTACCCAG AGATTAAGGGACATTTCCAGTTTTTGCTTCTTTCAGACTTGGAAACTAGACCCAAAGTCAAACTGTCAGTTCTAAAGCAAGGCATCTCTGAAGAAATATCCAACAATGTCATCTTGGTAGAAAGATTCCTGTGGGATGGTCTGTGGTACTGCAGGGGTGAGGACACTGAGGGCCACTGGGAATGGAGTTGTGAGAGTCTAGAGAGCCTGGCAGTGCCGGTGGCCTTCACGCCTGTGAAGACGCGTGTTCGGGAGCAGTGGCAGAGGAATGGGTTTGGGGAAAACATAAGTCTGAACCCTGATCTCCCACATCAACCAATGACTCCTGAAAGACAAGGCCCCCACACATGGGGAACACGTGGAAAAAGGGAGAAGCCAGACCTAAATGTTTTACAGAAAACCTGTGTAaaagagaaaccctacaaatgtcaGGAATGCGGAAAGGCCTTTAGTCACAGCTCAGCACTTATCGAACACCACCGGACGCACACAGGAGAGAGACCTTACGAATGTCACGAATGCTTAAAAGGCTTCCGGAACAGCTCGGCACTTACCAAACACCAGAGAATCCATACTGgggagaaaccctataaatgcaCTCAGTGTGGGAGGACCTTCAACCAAATTGCCCCACTGATCCAGCACCAGAGAACTCACACAGGCGAGAAGCCCTATGAATGCAGCGAATGTGGGAAATCCTTCAGTTTTAGGTCCTCCTTCAGCCAGCACGAGCGAACTCACACAGGCGAGAAGCCCTACGAGTGCAGTGAGTGCGGGAAAGCCTTCCGGCAAAGCATCCACCTCACCCAGCATCTGCGAATCCACACTGGGGAGAAACCCTATCAGTGTGGTGAGTGTGGCAAGGCCTTCAGCCACAGCTCATCCTTGACCAAACACCAGCGAATCCACACAGGGGAGAAGCCCTACGAGTGCCATGAGTGTGGAAAAGCCTTcacccagatcacaccactgattCAGCACCAGAGGACCCACACAGGAGAAAAGCCCTATGAGTGCAGtgagtgtgggaaagccttcagtcaGAGCACACTCCTGACCGAGCATCGGAGGATTCACACAGGAGAGAAGCCCTATGGATGCAACGAGTGTGGGAAAACCTTCAGCCACAGCTCCTCACTCAGCCAGCATGAGCGGACACACACAGGAGAGAAGCCCTATGAGTGCAGTCAGTGTGGGAAGGCCTTCCGGCAGAGCACACACCTCACCCAACACCAGCGAATCCACACAGGGGAGAAGCCCTATGAATGCAATGACTGCGGCAAGGCATTCAGTCACAGCTCGTCCCTCACCAAACATCAGCGAATCCACACTGGGGAGAAGCCCTACGAATGCAACCAGTGTGGCAGAGCCTTCAGCCAGCTTGCTCCCCTCATTCAGCATCAGAGGatccacacaggagagaaaccctatgaatgtaaccAGTGTGGCAGAGCCTTCAGCCAGAGCTCCCTTCTCATCGAACACCAGAGGATTCACACCAAGGAAAAGCCGTATGGGTGCAATGAGTGTGGGAAATCCTTCAGCCACAGCTCCTCGCTCAGCCAGCACGAAAGGACGCACACTGGGGAAAAGCCCTATGAGTGTCACGATTGCGGAAAGTCCTTTAGGCAGAGCACCCACCTCACTCAGCACCGGAGGATCCACACAGGAGAGAAGCCATATGCATGCAGGGACTGTGGAAAGGCCTTTACCCACAGCTCCTCCCTTACCAAGCACCAGAGAACTCACACTGGATAA
- the ZNF135 gene encoding zinc finger protein 135 isoform X4, with the protein MTPGVRVSADPEQVTFEDVVVDFSQEEWGQLKPAQRTLYRDVMLDTFRLLVSVGHWLPKPNVISLLEQEAELWAVDSGLPQGVYPDLETRPKVKLSVLKQGISEEISNNVILVERFLWDGLWYCRGEDTEGHWEWSCESLESLAVPVAFTPVKTRVREQWQRNGFGENISLNPDLPHQPMTPERQGPHTWGTRGKREKPDLNVLQKTCVKEKPYKCQECGKAFSHSSALIEHHRTHTGERPYECHECLKGFRNSSALTKHQRIHTGEKPYKCTQCGRTFNQIAPLIQHQRTHTGEKPYECSECGKSFSFRSSFSQHERTHTGEKPYECSECGKAFRQSIHLTQHLRIHTGEKPYQCGECGKAFSHSSSLTKHQRIHTGEKPYECHECGKAFTQITPLIQHQRTHTGEKPYECSECGKAFSQSTLLTEHRRIHTGEKPYGCNECGKTFSHSSSLSQHERTHTGEKPYECSQCGKAFRQSTHLTQHQRIHTGEKPYECNDCGKAFSHSSSLTKHQRIHTGEKPYECNQCGRAFSQLAPLIQHQRIHTGEKPYECNQCGRAFSQSSLLIEHQRIHTKEKPYGCNECGKSFSHSSSLSQHERTHTGEKPYECHDCGKSFRQSTHLTQHRRIHTGEKPYACRDCGKAFTHSSSLTKHQRTHTG; encoded by the exons ATGACCCCTGGGGTGCGCGTCTCCGCAGACCCG GAGCAAGTGACGTTTGAGGACGTGGTAGTGGACTTCAGCCAGGAGGAGTGGGGGCAGCTGAAGCCTGCCCAGAGGACCCTGTACCGTGATGTAATGCTGGACACCTTCAGGCTTCTGGTCTCTGTGG GACATTGGTTACCGAAGCCGAATGTCATCTCCCTGCTGGAGCAAGAGGCAGAGCTGTGGGCGGTGGACTCTGGACTTCCCCAAGGCGTGTACCCAG ACTTGGAAACTAGACCCAAAGTCAAACTGTCAGTTCTAAAGCAAGGCATCTCTGAAGAAATATCCAACAATGTCATCTTGGTAGAAAGATTCCTGTGGGATGGTCTGTGGTACTGCAGGGGTGAGGACACTGAGGGCCACTGGGAATGGAGTTGTGAGAGTCTAGAGAGCCTGGCAGTGCCGGTGGCCTTCACGCCTGTGAAGACGCGTGTTCGGGAGCAGTGGCAGAGGAATGGGTTTGGGGAAAACATAAGTCTGAACCCTGATCTCCCACATCAACCAATGACTCCTGAAAGACAAGGCCCCCACACATGGGGAACACGTGGAAAAAGGGAGAAGCCAGACCTAAATGTTTTACAGAAAACCTGTGTAaaagagaaaccctacaaatgtcaGGAATGCGGAAAGGCCTTTAGTCACAGCTCAGCACTTATCGAACACCACCGGACGCACACAGGAGAGAGACCTTACGAATGTCACGAATGCTTAAAAGGCTTCCGGAACAGCTCGGCACTTACCAAACACCAGAGAATCCATACTGgggagaaaccctataaatgcaCTCAGTGTGGGAGGACCTTCAACCAAATTGCCCCACTGATCCAGCACCAGAGAACTCACACAGGCGAGAAGCCCTATGAATGCAGCGAATGTGGGAAATCCTTCAGTTTTAGGTCCTCCTTCAGCCAGCACGAGCGAACTCACACAGGCGAGAAGCCCTACGAGTGCAGTGAGTGCGGGAAAGCCTTCCGGCAAAGCATCCACCTCACCCAGCATCTGCGAATCCACACTGGGGAGAAACCCTATCAGTGTGGTGAGTGTGGCAAGGCCTTCAGCCACAGCTCATCCTTGACCAAACACCAGCGAATCCACACAGGGGAGAAGCCCTACGAGTGCCATGAGTGTGGAAAAGCCTTcacccagatcacaccactgattCAGCACCAGAGGACCCACACAGGAGAAAAGCCCTATGAGTGCAGtgagtgtgggaaagccttcagtcaGAGCACACTCCTGACCGAGCATCGGAGGATTCACACAGGAGAGAAGCCCTATGGATGCAACGAGTGTGGGAAAACCTTCAGCCACAGCTCCTCACTCAGCCAGCATGAGCGGACACACACAGGAGAGAAGCCCTATGAGTGCAGTCAGTGTGGGAAGGCCTTCCGGCAGAGCACACACCTCACCCAACACCAGCGAATCCACACAGGGGAGAAGCCCTATGAATGCAATGACTGCGGCAAGGCATTCAGTCACAGCTCGTCCCTCACCAAACATCAGCGAATCCACACTGGGGAGAAGCCCTACGAATGCAACCAGTGTGGCAGAGCCTTCAGCCAGCTTGCTCCCCTCATTCAGCATCAGAGGatccacacaggagagaaaccctatgaatgtaaccAGTGTGGCAGAGCCTTCAGCCAGAGCTCCCTTCTCATCGAACACCAGAGGATTCACACCAAGGAAAAGCCGTATGGGTGCAATGAGTGTGGGAAATCCTTCAGCCACAGCTCCTCGCTCAGCCAGCACGAAAGGACGCACACTGGGGAAAAGCCCTATGAGTGTCACGATTGCGGAAAGTCCTTTAGGCAGAGCACCCACCTCACTCAGCACCGGAGGATCCACACAGGAGAGAAGCCATATGCATGCAGGGACTGTGGAAAGGCCTTTACCCACAGCTCCTCCCTTACCAAGCACCAGAGAACTCACACTGGATAA
- the ZNF135 gene encoding zinc finger protein 135 isoform X5 codes for MLDTFRLLVSVGHWLPKPNVISLLEQEAELWAVDSGLPQGVYPEIKGHFQFLLLSDLETRPKVKLSVLKQGISEEISNNVILVERFLWDGLWYCRGEDTEGHWEWSCESLESLAVPVAFTPVKTRVREQWQRNGFGENISLNPDLPHQPMTPERQGPHTWGTRGKREKPDLNVLQKTCVKEKPYKCQECGKAFSHSSALIEHHRTHTGERPYECHECLKGFRNSSALTKHQRIHTGEKPYKCTQCGRTFNQIAPLIQHQRTHTGEKPYECSECGKSFSFRSSFSQHERTHTGEKPYECSECGKAFRQSIHLTQHLRIHTGEKPYQCGECGKAFSHSSSLTKHQRIHTGEKPYECHECGKAFTQITPLIQHQRTHTGEKPYECSECGKAFSQSTLLTEHRRIHTGEKPYGCNECGKTFSHSSSLSQHERTHTGEKPYECSQCGKAFRQSTHLTQHQRIHTGEKPYECNDCGKAFSHSSSLTKHQRIHTGEKPYECNQCGRAFSQLAPLIQHQRIHTGEKPYECNQCGRAFSQSSLLIEHQRIHTKEKPYGCNECGKSFSHSSSLSQHERTHTGEKPYECHDCGKSFRQSTHLTQHRRIHTGEKPYACRDCGKAFTHSSSLTKHQRTHTG; via the exons ATGCTGGACACCTTCAGGCTTCTGGTCTCTGTGG GACATTGGTTACCGAAGCCGAATGTCATCTCCCTGCTGGAGCAAGAGGCAGAGCTGTGGGCGGTGGACTCTGGACTTCCCCAAGGCGTGTACCCAG AGATTAAGGGACATTTCCAGTTTTTGCTTCTTTCAGACTTGGAAACTAGACCCAAAGTCAAACTGTCAGTTCTAAAGCAAGGCATCTCTGAAGAAATATCCAACAATGTCATCTTGGTAGAAAGATTCCTGTGGGATGGTCTGTGGTACTGCAGGGGTGAGGACACTGAGGGCCACTGGGAATGGAGTTGTGAGAGTCTAGAGAGCCTGGCAGTGCCGGTGGCCTTCACGCCTGTGAAGACGCGTGTTCGGGAGCAGTGGCAGAGGAATGGGTTTGGGGAAAACATAAGTCTGAACCCTGATCTCCCACATCAACCAATGACTCCTGAAAGACAAGGCCCCCACACATGGGGAACACGTGGAAAAAGGGAGAAGCCAGACCTAAATGTTTTACAGAAAACCTGTGTAaaagagaaaccctacaaatgtcaGGAATGCGGAAAGGCCTTTAGTCACAGCTCAGCACTTATCGAACACCACCGGACGCACACAGGAGAGAGACCTTACGAATGTCACGAATGCTTAAAAGGCTTCCGGAACAGCTCGGCACTTACCAAACACCAGAGAATCCATACTGgggagaaaccctataaatgcaCTCAGTGTGGGAGGACCTTCAACCAAATTGCCCCACTGATCCAGCACCAGAGAACTCACACAGGCGAGAAGCCCTATGAATGCAGCGAATGTGGGAAATCCTTCAGTTTTAGGTCCTCCTTCAGCCAGCACGAGCGAACTCACACAGGCGAGAAGCCCTACGAGTGCAGTGAGTGCGGGAAAGCCTTCCGGCAAAGCATCCACCTCACCCAGCATCTGCGAATCCACACTGGGGAGAAACCCTATCAGTGTGGTGAGTGTGGCAAGGCCTTCAGCCACAGCTCATCCTTGACCAAACACCAGCGAATCCACACAGGGGAGAAGCCCTACGAGTGCCATGAGTGTGGAAAAGCCTTcacccagatcacaccactgattCAGCACCAGAGGACCCACACAGGAGAAAAGCCCTATGAGTGCAGtgagtgtgggaaagccttcagtcaGAGCACACTCCTGACCGAGCATCGGAGGATTCACACAGGAGAGAAGCCCTATGGATGCAACGAGTGTGGGAAAACCTTCAGCCACAGCTCCTCACTCAGCCAGCATGAGCGGACACACACAGGAGAGAAGCCCTATGAGTGCAGTCAGTGTGGGAAGGCCTTCCGGCAGAGCACACACCTCACCCAACACCAGCGAATCCACACAGGGGAGAAGCCCTATGAATGCAATGACTGCGGCAAGGCATTCAGTCACAGCTCGTCCCTCACCAAACATCAGCGAATCCACACTGGGGAGAAGCCCTACGAATGCAACCAGTGTGGCAGAGCCTTCAGCCAGCTTGCTCCCCTCATTCAGCATCAGAGGatccacacaggagagaaaccctatgaatgtaaccAGTGTGGCAGAGCCTTCAGCCAGAGCTCCCTTCTCATCGAACACCAGAGGATTCACACCAAGGAAAAGCCGTATGGGTGCAATGAGTGTGGGAAATCCTTCAGCCACAGCTCCTCGCTCAGCCAGCACGAAAGGACGCACACTGGGGAAAAGCCCTATGAGTGTCACGATTGCGGAAAGTCCTTTAGGCAGAGCACCCACCTCACTCAGCACCGGAGGATCCACACAGGAGAGAAGCCATATGCATGCAGGGACTGTGGAAAGGCCTTTACCCACAGCTCCTCCCTTACCAAGCACCAGAGAACTCACACTGGATAA